A window of the Danio aesculapii chromosome 10, fDanAes4.1, whole genome shotgun sequence genome harbors these coding sequences:
- the prdm15 gene encoding PR domain zinc finger protein 15: MAEQTPDEFIWCEDCGQYHDSECPELGPVVTVRDSFVLSRARSSLPDSLEIRLAEEGKEGVFVLRRLVRRTRFGPFEATRTSSLQTEGAFPLKIFQKDGSVVCFDTSNEDDCNWMMLVRPATDHKHQNLTAYQQDDDVYFNTSQDVLPGTELRVWYGAFYAKKIDRPVLRPPVLPPQPELPSNKPGDSPMKAPPPEILPVPEQLLCQIPAPAEDPPVPQVTEAPSQNNTANIAATQPEPAKKQGRPRRTKTQKSVPSGPADSAQEAPVAETSEQPLSTVAPDVPLSVLDVQEVMVSGDPPPLKTPRLTRSPISSGKPILRKRTLRPGGDHKRVYQCGLCNKVFQNSSNLNRHIRSHGDKCFKCDECDKMFSRKESLKQHISYKHSKNEPDIEYRYKCSTCEKSFRVENALRFHNCRTDDKTFQCEICSRFFSTNSNLSKHKKKHGEKLYACEICNKMFYRKDVMQDHQRRHVVGPKNLKREELEVNGEEGSKYRKEPSACPSCGKVFSCRSNMNKHLLTHGDKKYTCEICGRKFFRVDVLRDHIHVHFKDIALMDEQEREDFIKKIGISMEESDDSSDEEDEKNDPEHHKYSCKKCQVTFAKGRDYLKHIMEMHKEKGYNCTMCNRRFALKATYNAHLVIHRDHLPDPAVQKYIHPCEMCGRIFNSIGNLDRHKIIHTGVKSHCCEQCGKSFARKDMLKEHLRVHDNVRDFLCAECGKGMKTKHALRHHMKLHKGIKEYECKECNRKFAQKVNMLKHYKRHTGTKDFMCELCGKTFSERNTMETHKLIHTVGKTFSCSVCDKKYVTQYMLQKHTQLTHEKVEAQSCHLCGTKVSTRASMNRHMRRKHPEIVAVRLSEFDIPEPSTVDASTISIAQPPLTLEKGSLTEKVSRNSKKRAKLLPHEPELSDSDEYSDFTSKNTDFPATVGDETNSAVQSIQQVVVLTDPSVPPVSSSSVSLTNITVTPITTPAPAQFSNLQPVAVSHLAPSDRPLTLDSSILTVTFDAVSGSAMLHNRPPDLQSEAVGTAGATAPQSVAHFINLTTFVNPLSHQLEQPALTWRPVAADGAHTASIDDPQTDTPTPQEPSDQPQTLPEQRHQIQTQVTGPAQQQTTAAPQMFSY; the protein is encoded by the exons atggccgagcagACACCGGATGAGTTTATTT GGTGTGAGGATTGTGGGCAGTATCATGACTCTGAGTGTCCTGAACTGGGGCCTGTCGTCACAGTGAGGGACTCGTTTGTTTTGAGTCGGGCACG GTCATCTTTACCAGACAGCTTGGAGATCAGGTTAGCTGAGGAGGGCAAGGAAGGTGTGTTTGTGCTTCGGCGGTTGGTCAGGAGGACTCGATTTGGCCCATTTGAGGCCACGAGGACTTCAAGCCTTCAGACTGAGGGGGCTTTTCCTTTAAAG ATATTCCAGAAGGACGGCTCAGTGGTGTGCTTTGACACGTCCAATGAAGATGACTGTAACTGGATGATGTTGGTTCGGCCTGCCACAGACCACAAACACCAGAACCTGACAGCCTACCAGCAAGATgatgatgtttattttaatacGTCGCAG GATGTTCTACCTGGGACAGAGTTGAGAGTCTGGTATGGAGcgttttatgccaaaaaaatagATCGGCCTGTTCTTAGGCCACCTGTACTTCCACCTCAACCAG AATTGCCATCCAACAAACCCGGAGACTCTCCGATGAAGGCACCACCACCAGAAATCCTTCCTGTCCCAGAACAGCTGCTCTGCCAAATCCCAGCACCAGCCGAAGATCCGCCTGTCCCGCAGGTTACAGAGGCACCATCCCAAAACAACACTGCCAATATTGCTGCGACCCAACCAGAGCCAGCCAAAAAGCAAGGCAGACCAAGACGGACGAAAACACAGAAATCTGTGCCCAGTGGACCAGCTGATTCTGCTCAAG AAGCTCCTGTTGCTGAGACAAGTGAGCAGCCTCTAAGTACTGTGGCTCCTGATGTCCCTCTTTCTGTGCTGGACGTCCAGGAGGTCATGGTTAGTGGAGACCCTCCGCCACTCAAAACACCCCGCTTGACACGCTCCCCCATCTCCTCTGGAAA ACCTATTCTGAGGAAGCGAACTCTTCGTCCGGGTGGAGATCATAAAAGAGTTTACCAGTGCGGCCTCTGTAACAAAGTGTTTCAGAACAGCAGTAACCTCAACCGACACATCCGCTCCCACG GAGACAAATGTTTTAAGTGTGACGAGTGTGACAAGATGTTCAGTCGAAAAGAGAGTCTTAAACAACACATATCCTATAAACACAGCAAGAATGAG cCCGACATTGAGTATAGATACAAATGTTCAACCTGTGAGAAATCCTTCCGAGTGGAAAATGCCTTACGATTTCATAACTGCAGGACAG ACGACAAAACGTTCCAGTGTGAGATTTGCTCCAGGTTTTTCTCCACTAACAGTAATTTGTCCAAGCACAAAAAGAAACACGGAGAGAAGCTGTACGCCTGTGAAATCTGCAATAAGATGTTTTACCGCAAAGACGTTATGCAGGACCACCAGAGGCGACATGTCGTTG GCCCAAAGAACTTGAAACGAGAGGAGCTTGAAGTCAACGGTGAGGAGGGAAGCAAATACAGAAAGGAGCCTTCAGCATGTCCCAGTTGTGGAAAG gTGTTTTCCTGTCGGAGTAATATGAACAAGCATTTACTGACCCACGGGGACAAGAAATACACCTGTGAGATCTGCGGTCGCAAGTTCTTCCGTGTGGACGTCCTGAGAGATCACATCCATGTGCACTTTAAG GACATCGCCCTAATGGATGAGCAGGAGCGAGAGGACTTCATTAAGAAGATTGGCATCTCTATGGAGGAGAGTGACGACAGCTCTGATGAGGAAGATGAGAAGAACGATCCCGAACATCACAAATACAGTTGCAAGAAATGTCAG GTGACGTTCGCCAAGGGCCGTGATTACTTGAAACACATAATGGAAATGCATAAGGAAAAAGGTTACAACTGCACAATGTGTAATCGCCGCTTTGCTCTGAAAGCCACATACAACGCTCATCTAGTTATTCACCGAGACCACCTGCCTGATCCTGCAGTGCAGAA ATATATTCATCCATGTGAAATGTGTGGACGGATCTTTAACAGCATCGGAAACCTGGACAGGCACAAAATCATCCACACAG GTGTGAAGAGCCATTGCTGTGAACAGTGTGGAAAGTCATTTGCGAGGAAAGACATGCTGAAGGAGCATCTGAGAGTCCATGATAACGTCAGAGACTTTCTGTGTGCAGAGTGTGGAAAAG GTATGAAGACAAAACATGCTCTACGGCATCATATGAAGCTGCACAAGGGAATCAAAGAATACGAATGTAAAGAGTGTAACCGCAAATTCGCCCAGAAGGTCAACATGCTGAAGCATTATAAAAGACACACAG GCACAAAAGACTTCATGTGTGAACTGTGCGGGAAGACGTTTAGTGAGAGAAACACAATGGAGACGCACAAGCTTATTCATACAG TTGGAAAGACGTTTTCGTGCTCCGTATGTGACAAGAAGTACGTGACGCAGTACAtgcttcagaaacacacacagttgACCCATGAGAAGGTGGAAGCTCAGAGCTGCCATCTGTGTGGCACCAAAGTCTCCACACGGGCCTCCATGAACCGACACATGCGCCGGAAACACCCCGAG ATTGTGGCGGTACGATTGAGTGAATTTGACATTCCGGAACCATCAACAGTCGATGCCTCCACCATCAGTATTGCACAG CCTCCTCTGACTCTGGAGAAAGGCTCTCTTACTGAAAAAGTCTCCAGGAACTCCAAGAAGAGGGCAAAACTCCTTCCTCATGAGCCCGAGCTGTCAGATTCAGACGAGTACAGCGACTTCACTAGCAAAAATACTGATTTTCCTGCCACTGTGGGAGATGAAACCAACTCTGCTGTACAGAGCATTCAGCAG GTGGTAGTGTTGACCGACCCCAGCGTGCCTCCGGTGTCGTCCAGTTCGGTCAGTTTAACCAACATCACCGTGACTCCCATCACAACCCCCGCTCCTGCCCAGTTCAGTAACCTGCAGCCAGTGGCCGTCAGTCACCTCGCCCCGTCCGACCGGCCGCTCACCCTGGATAGCTCCATCCTCACCGTGACCTTTGACGCTGTCAGCGGCTCAGCCATGCTGCACAACCGGCCGCCAGATCTTCAGTCT